A genomic segment from Colletotrichum higginsianum IMI 349063 chromosome 5, whole genome shotgun sequence encodes:
- a CDS encoding Cytochrome P450, giving the protein MAVLGFILLAAVLGVAAKCLYNVFLHPLRHYPGPKLAGVTRAYYLFFDVRGVSHWKVKEWHEKYGEVVRIAPGELSYTSGQAWQAIYGFPNKDGTGNFEKDAQWWNKNVNGVENILTADHAGHKRMRRLQNPAFSDKALKAQESVITGYVKLLIHKLHGEASGAADADGAVVDMNSWYNFTTFDIIGDLAFGEPFYCLRDASWHWWLHAVFDIFQAGTYLRAARRFPSPLSEMLLLLIPRRLIKTRVAQFKFGVDRVDRRLEQETDRPDFMSYILQGSDEKAMTVDEMYAAAQVLIVAGSETTATGLTAATYLLCENPHTLARLTAEIRDAFQDEDGITIQSTAGLSYLNAVIEEALRLGPPGPGTFPRVVPDGGRTVCGSFVPAGYSVGVHHLSINRSPAHFREHDGFHPERWLDDPRFESDKKAAAQPFSFGPRNCIGKNLAYAEIRTILARVVWNFDMKLHPDSAGWLGRQKMFTTWHKTEMKVYLSARKR; this is encoded by the exons ATGGCCGTTCTGGGATTCATCCTACTTGCG GCAGTCCTCGGGGTCGCGGCCAAGTGCCTGTACAACGTTTTCCTGCATCCTCTGCGCCACTATCCTGGTCCGAAGCTCGCCGGGGTCACTCGTGCATATTACCTCTTCTTCGACGTTCGAGGCGTGAGCCATTGGAAGGTCAAGGAGTGGCATGAGAAGTacggcgaggtcgtccgCATCGCGCCGGGCGAGCTGTCTTACACGTCCGGCCAGGCTTGGCAGGCCATTTACG GCTTCCCAAACAAGGACGGGACGGGGAACTTTGAGAAGGACGCCCAGTGGTGGAACAAGaacgtcaacggcgtcgagAACATCCTCACCGCCGACCATGCCGGACACAAGCGCATGCGCCGGCTGCAGAACCCGGCCTTCTCGGACAAGGCCCTCAAGGCGCAGGAGTCCGTCATCACCGGCTACGTCAAGCTGCTCATCCACAAGCTCCACGGGGAGGCGTCCGgggccgccgacgcggacggcgccgtcgtcgacatgaACTCGTGGTACAACTTCACCACGTTCGACATCATCGGGGACCTCGCCTTCGGCGAGCCCTTCTACTGCCTCCGGGACGCCAGCTGGCACTGGTGGCTGcacgccgtcttcgacatCTTCCAGGCCGGCACCTACCTGCGGGCCGCCCGGCGCTTCCCCTCGCCCCTGTCCGagatgctgctgcttctcATCCCGCGCCGCCTGATCAAGACCAGGGTCGCGCAGTTCAAGTTCGGCGTCGATCGCGTGGACCGCAGACTGGAACAAGAGACGGACCGGCCTGATTTCA TGTCATACATCCTCCAAGGAAGCGACGAAAAGGCCATGACGGTCGACGAGATGTACGCCGCGGCCCaggtcctcatcgtcgcgggcagcgagacgacggcgacgggcttGACCGCCGCGACCTACCTCCTCTGCGAGAACCCGCACACGCTGGCGAGGCTCACGGCCGAGATCCGCGACGCGTtccaggacgaggacggcatcaCCATCCAGAGCACCGCCGGGCTGAGTTACCTgaacgccgtcatcgaggagGCCCTGCGGCTCGGGCCCCCCGGGCCCGGGACCTTCCCCCGCGTGgtccccgacggcggcaggaCGGTGTGCGGGAGCTTCGTCCCGGCCGGGTACTCCGTGGGCGTCCACCACCTGTCCATCAACCGCTCGCCGGCCCACTTCCGCGAGCACGACGGGTTCCACCCGGAGAGGTGGCTCGACGACCCCAGGTTCGAGTCGgacaagaaggccgccgcccagccctTCTCGTTCGGACCGAGGAACTGCATTGGAAAGAA TTTGGCGTATGCCGAGATCCGCACCATCCTCGCCCGTGTCGTGTGGAACTTCGACATGAAGCTGCACCCGGACAGCGCGGGCTGGCTTGGCAGGCAGAAGATGTTCACCACGTGGCACAAGACGGAGATGAAGGTCTACCTTTCGGCGAGGAAACGGTGA
- a CDS encoding Ferric reductase like transmembrane component, which translates to MATRIREMADAASKTAVQLVKRIAITPKPDSPPGLIEALTVDPWDKSGKYGMGWTYFALALMGTVLLMRFWHFWQDKIRQAIYKQEVEEYYANLYNTDPDYAHAVHTGQAQHFFPDSDGLGEKQFKPRAHFSSVGFVNDTLALFRWVFYRPIPDFVWGSHRFTFSSLAVVACGLIALAFVTLYCFLQQPLYWQSIQFGSPPVAIRSGMIAVALTPWIIVTSMKANVMSILIGIGPERLNVFHRWAGYLCLILSLVHTIPFYVQPVWDDGGMDVFSRLFDGGSGVIYGTGIACLVPLVWLCVASLPFIRRIAYEVFVMLHVPVGMVYVGLLFWHTKNYLASWDYLWATVGIWVLCYLIRLVNLNWTRPWRLSFMVGDEAAISLLAENAIKVTIPTQMRWKPGQYVYLRMPGVSFFDNHPFTISSLCSEDFPSEYGENYRDCILVFKPYGGFTRKVLDMAIEKGPFHTYRAFLDGPYGGMRRDLAAFDTCILIAGGSGITALMSQLLNLIKRMRDGKAITRKVVVVWALKRLEAMDWFREELRICRESAPPESVTCKFFVTSAVRNRAMMMGDVDRTAPRALSHLFHDKLDGFVAGIASKRNSALIQSVAQGDPDREQELRAEQEDKITALPQQKYLQPHQYPPPPPGPPPSHRYSAQEESLRKLEGREGDEEGDKDTKKREFHFPPINTKGEVPHFNYAPASPRKVPETSPRNSDVPVRPPELAHLRTTNLPGAGQPRPTSTFGPPSGFDFGFPETPTEFQKSLMRFAFPVPHQIDGGWSVEYGRPDLGYMLKEWATGGADGRGILGRRTAVFVCGPPAMRVGVANTVARLQAAIWGDDMLEEIYLHTENYAL; encoded by the coding sequence ATGGCTACTCGAATCCGCGAGATGGCAGACGCTGCTAGCAAAACAGCGGTGCAACTGGTCAAACGCATAGCCATTACTCCCAAGCCCGATAGCCCGCCTGGATTAATAGAAGCCTTGACGGTGGACCCGTGGGACAAGTCCGGGAAGTATGGAATGGGATGGACCTACTTCGCTCTAGCTCTCATGGGGACGGTCTTGCTCATGCGGTTCTGGCACTTTTGGCAGGACAAGATCCGGCAGGCCATTTACAAGCAAGAAGTGGAGGAATACTACGCCAACTTATACAACACCGACCCCGACTACGCCCACGCAGTCCACACGGGGCAAGCACAGCATTTCTTTCCCGATTCCGATGGACTGGGAGAGAAGCAGTTCAAACCCAGGGCCCATTTCTCCTCTGTTGGTTTCGTCAACGACACACTGGCCCTTTTCCGCTGGGTCTTTTATCGGCCCATTCCTGATTTTGTCTGGGGCAGCCACCGATTCACCTTCTCCTCGCTGGCTGTCGTCGCCTGTGGCCTCATCGCCCTGGCCTTCGTGACGCTCTACTGCTTCCTCCAACAACCGCTTTACTGGCAAAGCATCCAATTCGGCTCTCCGCCCGTTGCTATCCGTTCTGGCATGATTGCCGTCGCCCTTACGCCCTGGATCATCGTGACCAGCATGAAGGCCAACGTCATGTCCATCCTCATTGGTATTGGTCCCGAGCGCCTCAACGTCTTTCACCGCTGGGCAGGCTACCTTTGCCTAATCCTGTCCTTGGTGCACACGATCCCTTTCTACGTCCAGCCGGTCTGGGACGATGGTGGCATGGACGTCTTCTCACGCCTCTTCGACGGTGGAAGCGGTGTCATCTACGGCACGGGCATTGCCTGCCTCGTTCCCCTGGTCTGGCTCTGCGTCGCGTCATTGCCGTTCATCCGCCGCATCGCATACGAAGTCTTTGTCATGCTCCACGTGCCTGTTGGCATGGTGTATGTCGGACTCTTGTTTTGGCACACCAAGAACTACCTGGCGTCCTGGGACTACCTGTGGGCAACGGTCGGCATCTGGGTTCTCTGCTACCTAATTCGCCTGGTCAACCTCAActggacgaggccgtggcgGTTGAGCTTCATGGTCGGCGATGAAGCCGCCATCAGCCTCCTTGCCGAAAACGCCATCAAGGTCACCATTCCGACTCAGATGCGCTGGAAGCCGGGCCAGTATGTCTACCTCCGCATGCCAGGCGTTTCCTTTTTCGACAACCACCCTTTTACTATCTCGTCGCTTTGCAGCGAGGATTTCCCCTCGGAGTACGGCGAGAACTACAGAGACTGCATCCTTGTTTTCAAGCCCTACGGCGGCTTCACCCGCAAGGTCCTCGACATGGCCATCGAGAAGGGCCCATTCCACACGTATCGTGCGTTCCTTGACGGTCCGTACGGGGGTATGCGCAGGGACCTTGCCGCCTTCGACACGTGCATCCTAATTGCGGGCGGAAGCGGCATTACGGCGTTGATGTCGCAATTGCTCAACTTGATCAAGCGTATGCGTGATGGAAAGGCCATCACGAGGAAGGTGGTCGTGGTATGGGCCCTCAAAAGACTCGAGGCGATGGACTGGTTCCGTGAAGAGCTCCGGATCTGCCGCGAATCCGCGCCCCCAGAGAGCGTCACCTGCAAGTTCTTCGTCACCTCGGCTGTGCGCAACCGGGCCATGATGATGGGAGATGTAGATCGCACCGCTCCTCGAGCATTGAGTCATCTATTCCACGACAAGCTGGACGGTTTCGTGGCTGGCATCGCATCGAAGCGCAACTCGGCTCTCATTCAATCGGTGGCACAGGGCGACCCGGACCGCGAGCAGGAATTGcgcgccgagcaggaggacAAGATCACGGCGCTGCCACAACAGAAGTATCTACAACCTCACCAAtatcctccaccaccaccgggaCCGCCGCCCTCACATCGGTACTCTGCCCAAGAAGAATCATTACGAAAGCTCGAGGggcgcgagggcgacgaggagggagacAAAGACACGAAGAAGCGCGAGTTCCACTTCCCCCCGATCAACACTAAGGGCGAGGTACCCCATTTCAACTACgcgccggcatcgcctcGGAAAGTGCCCGAAACAAGTCCGCGGAACTCTGATGTTCCCGTGAGACCGCCCGAATTGGCGCACTTGAGGACGACCAACCTCCCGGGCGCCGGCCAACCCCGTCCAACTAGTACGTTTGGTCCGCCGTCGGGCTTCGACTTTGGCTTCCCCGAGACGCCGACTGAGTTCCAAAAGAGCCTGATGCGCTTCGCCTTCCCTGTGCCGCACCAGATCGACGGCGGTTGGTCGGTCGAGTACGGCCGGCCTGACCTCGGGTATATGCTCAAAGAGTGGGCCACCGGAGGGGCCGACGGAAGGGGCATCCTCGGCCGGCGTACGGCGGTGTTTGTCTGCGGCCCGCCGGCCAtgcgcgtcggcgtcgccaacACGGTGGCGCGGCTGCAGGCGGCGATTTGGGGCGACGATATGCTGGAGGAGATCTACCTGCACACCGAGAACTATGCCCTCTGA
- a CDS encoding Ppar-alpha interacting complex protein 285 produces MTHRLPPSGTPAVDRSSLGAVVDYLADKCLEAEGEMQATVENGGLDPNSQQDRMKHLKCALIAEALEVVGLKSPQGLLSDEVTQIVYRASQMRDAQSMKNELIRRLRHLDPYLQVDLYTDEAETIRWKAVRATPPAEASPFNVYFIAWVPAEKSWPSPFEAPPVKVDIPVPHGLAETGDIASYINGAKMGFEVRVHCRPDPATTQMEMGSVCLTASAAPDTDLATRWAYAQKFDPASIPKNSAIRTVNFHERFPAIGRLAFRDDEKPQKHLFRKLRAVPAGMAMYTGGPGSGKTTFAARIAAAVAEGGDKVMWTIHSNELCDDAVKSLKEQKVKKPDGSKVRVGRLPTWAKMRKAISQALHAAAKSLAASKGKAAGASAGHTVASHINIFLSRMNQGLHERTIRILPDSVTERAIAIASANQEFFTGFCTSQPGTAEWNGTFSRLISLAVDDFDILVGTPFAAGQFGRNASTTLARLDLYWKPWKPSLLVVDEAGRIPEAQWWIPLSVFPDACVLTMGDTRQFKPLTMSVSEDTHHGDFRASRTRTGGLDWRCVFGVQRTVSLLRRAESNSQVLGHLSNNRRNRGDIANWAKKHIYPGEMRIVYPLPENQSAQIYLNFMRWMFPKRQIDSNAMAIDVRYSASRRHNLSSINHGNRNLVWWLVYMAFQYKLPNLRSEGALADIMIVTPYSAQHGAYKDDIMEMRGNGIIKSKVMLRTIDNAMSAEADLVIFDSVRTEGGIGFLEDRERMAVATTRARGGAVTLFNSNNIKTKQAGGDSLDNPFASFILSHKTRVVSHGQWGYMCEVCNLPHTKGIIGCVQARCCRKCRGPHHERFCPKGTPAVDSYTKKNGPDEMKAAADAVLPWGCIL; encoded by the coding sequence ATGACCCATCGCCTGCCTCCGTCGGGTACCCCTGCCGTCGACCGCTCCAGTCTCGGAGCCGTTGTGGATTACCTCGCAGACAAgtgcctcgaggccgagggcgagatgCAGGCCACCGTGGAAAACGGAGGCCTCGATCCCAACAGCCAGCAGGATCGGATGAAGCACCTGAAGTGTGCCCTCATCGCCGAAGCCCTCGAGGTGGTCGGACTAAAGAGTCCTCAGGGGCTTCTTTCGGACGAAGTTACGCAGATCGTCTATCGAGCTTCCCAGATGCGGGACGCTCAGTCCATGAAGAACGAGCTGATCCGCCGGCTTCGCCACCTCGATCCCTACTTGCAAGTCGACTTGTATACGGATGAGGCCGAAACCATCAGATGGAAGGCAGTTCGCGCCACTCCGCCCGCCGAGGCGTCCCCTTTCAACGTCTACTTCATCGCTTGGGTCCCCGCGGAGAAGTCCTGGCCGTCGCCTTTCGAGGCTCCTCCGGTCAAGGTCGACATTCCCGTCCCCCACGGCCTGGCAGAGACGGGCGACATCGCATCCTACATCAACGGAGCCAAGATGGGATTCGAGGTTCGAGTCCACTGCAGGCCTGATCCGGCAACCACGCAGATGGAGATGGGCTCCGTTTGCCTCACGGCGTCCGCCGCACCCGACACGGATCTGGCCACTCGCTGGGCCTACGCCCAAAAGTTCGATCCAGCCTCGATCCCCAAAAACTCCGCCATCCGCACCGTCAACTTTCACGAGCGCTTCCCCGCCATCGGCAGGCTTGCCTTCCGAGACGATGAGAAGCCCCAGAAGCATCTGTTTCGCAAACTGCGCGCCGTTCCCGCGGGCATGGCGATGTATACCGGTGGCCCCGGATCCGGCAAGACGACGTTCGCCGCCCGCAttgccgctgccgttgcAGAGGGAGGAGACAAGGTCATGTGGACCATCCACAGCAACGAACTCtgcgacgacgccgtcaagtcgctcaaggagcagaaggTCAAGAAGCCGGACGGGAGCAAGGTACGGGTCGGTCGTCTTCCGACGTGGGCCAAGATGAGAAAGGCCATCTCTCAGGCCCTCCATGCTGCCGCAAAGAGTCTTGCAGCTTCCAAGGGTAAGGCGGCGGGTGCTTCGGCTGGCCATACCGTGGCCTCACACATCAACATCTTCCTGTCCCGCATGAACCAGGGTCTTCACGAGCGCACCATCCGGATCCTTCCGGATTCTGTCACGGAGAgagccatcgccatcgcgAGTGCCAACCAAGAGTTTTTCACGGGCTTCTGCACGTCGCAGCCTGGAACGGCCGAGTGGAACGGCACCTTTTCCCGGCTCATCAGCTTGGCCGTGGACGActtcgacatcctcgtcggAACCCCCTTTGCAGCTGGGCAGTTCGGCCGCAACGCTTCGACCACTCTCGCCAGGCTCGATCTGTACTGGAAGCCATGGAAGCCCTCCCTTCTCGTCGTGGACGAAGCTGGTCGTATCCCCGAAGCCCAGTGGTGGATCCCCCTCTCCGTCTTTCCCGACGCCTGCGTTCTCACCATGGGCGACACCCGCCAGTTCAAGCCCCTGACCATGAGTGTCAGCGAGGACACTCACCACGGCGACTTCCGGGCCAGCCGTACCCGGACTGGAGGCCTCGACTGGCGCTGCGTCTTTGGCGTCCAGAGGACCGTCTCGTTGCTGCGCCGGGCCGAGTCCAACAGCCAGGTCCTCGGCCACCTGTCGAACAACCGCCGCAACCGCGGCGACATTGCCAACTGGGCCAAGAAGCACATCTATCCCGGCGAGATGCGCATCGTCTACCCGCTGCCGGAAAACCAGTCGGCGCAGATCTACCTCAACTTCATGCGGTGGATGTTTCCCAAACGCCAGATCGACTCCAACGCCATGGCCATCGACGTGCGCTACTCGGCGTCGCGCAGGCATAACCTCAGCTCCATCAACCACGGAAACCGTAACCTTGTCTGGTGGCTGGTGTACATGGCGTTCCAGTACAAGCTTCCGAACCTGCGATCCGAGGGTGCGCTTGCTGACATCATGATCGTAACGCCCTACAGCGCCCAGCACGGTGCGTACAAGGACGACATCATGGAGATGAGAGGCAACGGCATCATCAAGAGCAAGGTGATGCTGCGAACCATTGACAACGCCATGAGCGCCGAGGCGGAcctcgtcatcttcgacTCGGTCCGCaccgagggcggcatcggcTTTTTGGAAGACCGCGAGCGCATGGCCGTCGCCACGACGCGagcccgcggcggcgctgtcACGCTgttcaacagcaacaacatcaagacgaagcaggcgggcggcgactCGCTCGACAACCCGTTCGCGTCCTTTATCCTTTCCCACAAGACGCGGGTCGTCTCGCACGGCCAGTGGGGCTACATGTGCGAGGTGTGCAACCTCCCGCacaccaagggcatcatCGGGTGCGTCCAGGCTCGGTGCTGCAGAAAGTGCCGCGGACCTCACCACGAGCGATTCTGTCCCAAGGGAACACCTGCAGTGGACAGCTACACCAAGAAGAATGGACCCGACGAGATGAAGGCGGCGGCTGATGCTGTTTTGCCTTGGGGGTGTATTCTATAA
- a CDS encoding Alcohol dehydrogenase GroES-like domain-containing protein, with amino-acid sequence MTNHTTPRPKTMRAVVWEGKPYEMAVKADIPMPRLREPEDAVVRITTSAICGTDLHIYHGIMSSPEVPYPVGHEAMGIVEEVGDAVDNLRVGDRVVVFGMPEDGVINTDNQIFPDLAGFGLGKDFGDLGGLQAEYVRVPFADSTLIKIPKKLCDKEWLFLSDIFPTAWEGLSWSGFQPGDSVAVFGAGPVGLMCAYSAILRGASLVYVVDHVPQRLAKAAGIGAVPIDFTKGGISASEQILRLRPGDVDRSVDCCGQECVNAEMKPQQDYILREAVAVTSAGGGIGVPGVYWAQDKSAGAPNGDRMKKNISFPIADFFIKGLTLKTGTVQGRPTFEALVKLVESGRARPGFVVTAEYDLDDAAKAYRRFDKRLEVKVLFRGVGKEGRDDYEWEEEKTHKEPGHNGTDKR; translated from the exons aTGACGAACCATACCACCCCTCGTCCCAAGACCATGCGCGCCGTGGTCTGGGAAGGAAAACCCTACGAGAtggccgtcaaggccgacaTCCCCATGCCGCGCCTCCGGGagcccgaggacgccgtcgtccgaaTCACCACGTCGGCCATCTGCGGCACCGACCTGCACATCTACCACGGCATCATGTCCAGCCCCGAGGTGCCCTACCCCGTCGGCCACGAGGCCATgggcatcgtcgaggaggtcggcgacgccgtcgacaacctgcgcgtcggcgaccgcgtcgtcgtcttcggcatgCCTGAGGACGGCGTCATCAACACCGATAACCAGATCTTCCCGGAcctcgccggcttcggcctcggcaaggactttggcgacctcggcggtcTTCAGG CCGAGTACGTCCGCGTACCCTTCGCCGACAGCACCCTCATCAAGATCCCCAAGAAGCTGTGTGACAAGGAGTGGCTCTTCCTCAGCGACATCTTCCCCACCGCGTGGGAGGGGCTCAGCTGGTCCGGCTTCCAGCCCGGCGActccgtcgccgtcttcggcgcgGGCCCCGTCGGCCTCATGTGCGCCTACAGCGCCATCCTCCGCGGCGCGAGCCTCGtctacgtcgtcgaccaCGTGCCCCAGCgcctcgccaaggccgccggcaTCGGAGCCGTGCCCATCGACTTCACAAAGGGCGGCATTTCCGCGTCCGAGCAGATCCTCCGCCTGCGCCCGGGAGACGTCGACCGCAGCGTCGACTGCTGCGGGCAGGAGTGCGTCAACGCCGAGATGAAGCCCCAGCAGGACTACATCCtccgcgaggccgtcgccgtcacctccgccggcggcggcatcggcgtgCCCGGCGTCTACTGGGCCCAGGACAAGAGTGCCGGCGCGCCCAATGGCGACCGGATGAAGAAGAACATCAGCTTCCCCATCGCCGACTTCTTCATCAAGGGGCTGACGCTGAAGACCGGCACCGTGCAGGGCAGGCCGACGTTCGAGGCCCTGGTGAAGCTGGTCGAGAgcgggcgggcgaggccCGGCTTCGTTGTCACGGCCGAGtacgacctcgacgacgcggccaaGGCGTACAGGCGGTTCGACAAGAGGCTCGAGGTCAAGGTGCTCTTCCGCGGGgtcggcaaggagggcaGGGATGACTATGAgtgggaagaggagaagacgCACAAGGAGCCAGGCCACAACGGGACCGACAAGAGGTGA
- a CDS encoding DNA helicase: protein MESDPYARVLAGSLASMNTSRGASKAVSQDRNTYERREIPCVLTVNGTKGGYRDDIAANLAPHADFATTFTYIDGPLISPEVRIDLKGIEKRGNSSITYIIARVVIPINALSGIPVIHHVQESYRMLSMSVRLEHIVLAKSKKPINTDLFQRASAWTQLFIGTGEAALKIFFNEATTIENFVNLITRTYSTDESRVIDAGLDCVFKNHPAVYKELDWFTINSKLPFPPDNPIPETMAFHDERTRMIRLQASSREEYDLDAKKTSLLSQSVHPCFVLPDLSSA, encoded by the coding sequence ATGGAGTCTGATCCTTACGCCCGAGTTCTGGCGGGCAGCCTTGCATCGATGAACACGTCGAGAGGCGCGTCGAAAGCCGTGTCGCAAGACAGAAACACGTACGAGAGACGGGAAATCCCTTGCGTCCTGACCGTCAACGGGACGAAAGGCGGCTACAGAGACGATATCGCGGCAAACTTGGCCCCGCACGCCGACTTTGCGACGACCTTCACCTACATCGACGGGCCCCTCATCTCTCCCGAGGTCCGAATCGACCTCAAGGGCATCGAGAAGCGTGGCAACAGCTCCATTACCTACATCATTGCCCGCGTCGTCATCCCAATCAACGCCCTAAGCGGAATCCCCGTCATTCATCATGTCCAAGAAAGCTACCGAATGCTCTCCATGTCCGTTCGTCTCGAGCATATCGTCCTCGCCAAGTCCAAGAAGCCAATCAATACCGACCTCTTCCAGAGAGCGAGCGCCTGGACGCAGCTCTTCATCGGAACGGGCGAAGCGGCTCTCAAAATCTTCTTCAACGAAGCCACTACTATCGAAAACTTCGTTAATCTGATCACTCGTACATACTCGACGGACGAGAGCAGAGTCATTGACGCAGGCCTCGACTGCGTCTTCAAGAACCATCCCGCCGTCTACAAGGAGCTGGACTGGTTCACAATCAACTCCAAGCTGCCCTTCCCGCCCGACAACCCCATTCCTGAGACCATGGCCTTCCACGACGAAAGAACACGCATGATCCGTCTTCAGGCCTCGTCACGCGAAGAGTACGACCTGGATGCCAAGAAGACGAGCCTCCTCTCGCAGTCTGTTCATCCGTGCTTCGTCCTTCCCGATCTCTCGTCTGCTTAG
- a CDS encoding Glutathione-dependent formaldehyde-activating enzyme, translating into MGLKGSCMCKAIRYESEDPQSTALCHCTDCQKWSGSAFTSNAVVPRASFKVTQGEPKFYDISGDSGKNNRHFFCGNCGSSLYTELDLLPDVTCVKAGGLDEGKASLDGKPSVEFYCKDRVSYLTDVKGADQKPAFG; encoded by the exons ATGGGTCTCAAGGGAAGCTGCATGTGCAAGGCGATCAGATACGAGAGTG AGGACCCCCAATCGACGGCATTGTGCCACTGCACAGACTGCCAGAAG TGGAGCGGCTCTGCCTTCACCTCTAACGCCGTCGTTCCTCGCGCCTCCTTCAAGGTCACTCAGG GCGAGCCCAAGTTCTACGACATCAGTGGGGACTCGGGCAAGAACAACAGGCACTTCTTCTGCGGCAACTGCGGCTCTAGCCTGTACACCGAGCTGGACTTGTTGCCGGACGTCACCTGCGTCAAGGCGGGCGGGTTGGACGAGGGGAAGGCGAGCCTGGACGGCAAGCCGTCCGTCGAGTTCTACTGCAAGGACCGCGTGTCATACCTGACGGACGTCAAGGGCGCGGACCAGAAGCCCGCGTTTGGGTGA
- a CDS encoding Upc2 protein: MRQRTPHRKSRFGCKECKQRHVKCDESRPACVNCATGQRRCSFLDTESSMPSSTSAFLYQCPSPATSIGGSSPNTAGGGLTPAEPASYRSAYPPTEPYDFRHMELLYHFEHGLGATQGFGDDPTRERYQKMSLKQAIRTPYLMDELLAIAAAHKSTLPGEDQAFYRGEATRLQTRGLAQFNATNAEVSNDNFLAVFLYSTWLSQHVLFDAFSSSSSSSAAAGPAGFSETLDKLVHCMGLHRGVRTIVGGSWHKLKAHLDEHMGPGSPFVDSIIIGHDRFETGDECRGLSELFDRDGDGGRNEASRAALAEAVEHLQLMFDVQRNTALTAGRRRSTVIEWSIRAPTAYVGLLDQRRPEALVVLAYWGVLLHRAREAWTFGDAGRTLVWSLAAHLGSYWSEWLAWPQAEVGSPGDSASSPRHF; the protein is encoded by the coding sequence ATGCGTCAACGAACACCACATCGCAAGTCGCGGTTCGGCTGCAAAGAGTGCAAGCAGCGCCACGTCAAATGCGACGAGAGCCGGCCGGCGTGCGTCAACTGCGCGACGGGCCAGAGACGGTGTTCGTTTCTCGACACCGAATCATCGATGCCGTCGTCAACCTCTGCCTTTCTCTACCAGTGTCCCAGCCCCGCCACATCGATAGGGGGGTCCTCGCCGAACAcggcgggaggagggctGACGCCCGCGGAACCGGCGAGCTACCGTAGTGCCTATCCGCCGACAGAGCCGTACGACTTTCGACACATGGAGCTGCTCTACCACTTCGAGCACGGCCTGGGCGCCACCCAGGGCTTCGGCGACGACCCGACGCGGGAGAGGTACCAGAAGATGTCCCTGAAGCAGGCGATCCGCACGCCCTACCTCATGGACGAGCTCCTGGCCATAGCGGCGGCCCACAAGAGCACCCTCCCCGGCGAGGACCAGGCCTTCTACCGGGGCGAGGCCACGCGGCTGCAGACCCGGGGCCTCGCGCAGTTCAACGCCACCAACGCCGAGGTGTCCAACGACAACTTCCTGGCCGTGTTCCTCTACTCCACCTGGCTCAGCCAGCACGTGCTCTTCGacgccttctcctcctcctcctcctcctccgccgccgccggccccgccGGCTTCTCTGAGACCCTGGACAAGCTGGTCCATTGCATGGGTCTCCACCGCGGGGTCCGgaccatcgtcggcggctcGTGGCACAAGCTCAAGGCCCACCTGGACGAGCACATGGGGCCCGGCAGCCCCTTTGTGgacagcatcatcatcggccaCGACCGGTTcgagacgggcgacgagTGCAGGGGGCTGTCGGAGCTCTTCGAccgtgacggcgacggcggccggaacgaggcgtcgagggccgcgctggccgaggccgtcgagcacCTGCAGCTCATGTTCGACGTCCAGCGGAACACGGCCCTgacggccggccgccggcgcagcACGGTGATCGAGTGGTCCATccgggcgccgacggcgtatgtcggcctgctcgaccaGCGGCGGCCCGAGGCACTGGTCGTACTCGCCTACTGGGGCGTGCTGCTGCACCGCGCCCGGGAGGCCTGGACCTTTGGCGACGCCGGGAGGACTCTCGTCTGGTCCTTGGCGGCCCATCTCGGGTCGTACTGGAGCGAGTGGCTCGCGTGGCCGCAGGCGGAAGTAGGAAGCCCGGGCGACTCGGCATCAAGCCCGCGTCATTTCTGA
- a CDS encoding Membrane protein: protein MSAGPANETTSLLLPPRDPRPDDGTTTTTAAHEETMSSQAFWRVGAVFGAAAVGIGAFGAHGLKGRISDPAKIASWSTAAQYQLIHSVVLLLARSNPVASGLFTAGMTMFSGSIYALVLNPDLKFLGPVTPVGGLALIAGWLALAFTKGRVGFRV from the exons ATGTCCGCCGGTCCAGCAAACGAAACCAcgtccctcctcctcccgccccgAGACCCCCGtcccgacgacggcaccaccaccaccaccgccgcccacgaAGAGACGATGAGCAGCCAGGCCTTCTGGAgagtcggcgccgtcttcggcgccgccgccgtcggcatcggcgcctTCGGGGCCCACGGCCTCAAGGGCCGCATCTCCGACCCCGCAAAGATCGCCAGCTGgtccaccgccgcccagtACCAG CTCATCCActccgtcgtcctcctgctcGCCCGCTCCAACCCCGTCGCCTCCGGCCTCTTCACCGCCGGCATGACCATGTTCAGCGGCAGCATCtacgccctcgtcctcaacCCGGACCTCAAGTTCCTCGGCCCCGTCAcccccgtcggcggcctcgccctcatcgccggctGGCTCGCCCTGGCCTTCACCAAGGGACGCGTCGGCTTCCGCGTCTAA